One Cystobacter ferrugineus genomic window, TGTCGCTGGACCGCCGGCTGCTCGAGAAGCTCCGGGGCGCCATGGTGCACCTCTTGCGCAACGCGGTGGACCACGGCATCGAGATGCCCGAGGAGCGCGAGCGCGCGGGCAAGCACCACGAGGGCGCCCTCACGCTGCGCGTGGAGCAGCAGGGCAACATCCTCTTCCTGGAGCTCATCGACGACGGGCGCGGCATCGACGTGGCGCAGGTGCGCGCGTCTGCCGAGCGCAAGGGGCTCATCACCGCGGAGGAGGGCGCGCGCATGCACGAGACGCAGGTCCGCGACCTCATCTTCCGCCCCGGTTTCAGCACCCGCACGGACGTGACGGACACGTCGGGCCGTGGCGTGGGCCTGGACGCGGTGCGCGCCGCGGTGGAGTCCATGCAGGGCCGCATCGAGGTGCTGAGCACCAAGGGCAGTGGCACGCGCTTCGTGCTCACCATCCCCATGGAGCTGGGCAGCTCGCCGGTGCTCACGGTGCGCGCCATCGACGTGGCGGTGGGTCTGCCCATGCTGGCGGTGGAGTCCACCCAGCTGGCCACCTCGGAGAACCTGCGCATCGGCCGCAGCAAGACGCAGCTCGACTACAACGGCCAGCTCGTGCCGGTGACCGACCTGGGCGCCCGCATGGGCCTGCGCGCCGCGGCGCCTCCCTCCGAGGGACAGCCGCTCATCATCGTGCAGAGCGGCGGCAAGCGCATGGCGCTCGCCGTGGACGCGGTGGTCGGAGACCGGGACCTGGTCATCCGTCCGCTGCCCGCCGAGGTGCGTGAAGTGCCCTCCTACCAGGGCGCCGCCATCCTCAGCCGCGGCGAGCTGCTGCTCATCCTGCGCCCCGGCTGGGTGGTGACCGACTCCGCGCCCCAGACGGTCGCCATGCCGACGAGCCGCCGGGCGCTCGTGGTGGACGACTCCCTCACCGCTCGCGCCCTGCACCGTGCCATGCTGGAGGCCGGTGGCTTCACCGTCCACCTGGCGTCCAGTGGAGCCCGCGGCCTGGAGCGGTTGCAGGCGGAAGAATACGACGTGATCATTTGCGACCTTGAAATGGAAGAGATGAACGGGACCGAGGTCATTGCCCGCCTGCGTGCACAGCCGGACACGCGGGACATCCCCGTCATCCTCGTGTCGGCCAACGACAGTGCGAGTGCCCGTTCCCGGGGTCTGGCGGCGGGAGCGGATGGCTACCTCAGCAAGCGTGAGTGCGCCGCGGGCCGTCTGCTCACCGAGGTGCTGGACGTGATGAGCCGCAGGGGGGCCCGGGCATGAGTGGTGGGAAGGAGCCCATCCGTGTGCTCGTGGTGGATGACTCGCCCACCATGGCGGACGCCGTCAGCGCCCTGCTGACGGATGATCCGCGCATCGAGGTGGTGGGTCGCGCCAACACGGGAAGCCGGGCGGTGACGCTGGCGCGCCTGTTGCGCCCGGACGTCATCACCATGGACCTGCTCATGCCGGACCTGGATGGACCGGCGGCCATCGCGGCGATCATGGCCGAGGCGCCCGCGCGCGTCCTGGTGGTGAGCGCCGTGGCGGACCAGCGCAACCTGGAGGTGTGCTTCCAGGCGATGAGCGCGGGGGCCCTGGAGCTCATCGGCAAGCCGAGCGTCATCAGCGGCGAGGAGCTGCGGCGCTGGGGCCGGCAACTGGCCGAGTCGGTGTGTCTGATGGCGGAGGTGCCCGTCATCTCCCGGCGCCTGCGCGTCTCCAGCCCGCCGCCGCCCGTGTCGGGCGCCCGGGTGGACATCATGGGCATCGCCGCCTCCACCGGCGGGCCGCCGGCCCTGTCCGAGGTGCTCTCGCGTCTGCCTCCGGATCTGCCCGTGCCCATCGTCATCGCCCAGCTCATCACCGAGGGCTTCACCCCCGGCATGGTGCGCTGGCTCTCCCAGGTGACCTCGCTCAAGGTGGTCATCGCCCGGGAGGGGGAGCGCGTGGAGGCGGGCAAGGTGTACTTCCCGGCGGATGGTCACGATCTGACCATCGAGGGCAACGGCGTGGTGCGCATGACGCGCACGCGTGGCGGGCCCTGCCCCTCGGGAGATCTGCTGTTGTCCTCGCTGGCGCGCACCTATGGCAGCCGCGCGGGTGGAGGTGTCCTCACCGGCATGGGAGAGGACGGCGCCCGCGGGTTGCTGGACATCCGCAAGGCGGGAGGCGTCACCTTCGCCCAGGACGAGGCCACGTGCGTCGTCTTCGGCATGCCCCGGGTGGCGCTGGAGCTGAAAGCGGCGGACCGGGGCGTTCCCCTGTCCTCCATTCCCGACATCATCCGCATGAGCTGCCGCCGCGGTCCCATGCCCAACCGCCCTCCCGGTCCGGAGGGCGTGGTTTGAACCCCTTTTCCTTCCTCGCTGAGGTGCTTTCGTGAGCCCCGCCCGTAAATCCATAGGCATCGGTGCCCAGTTCGTCTTCGTCACCGCGGCCGTCAGCGTCGCCATCGCCATCGTGCTGTCCATGGTGGCGGCCAGGCAGCTGCGCGACAGCCTCATGTCGAGCACCCTGAACGAGGGCAGGGCGATTGCCCTGGGCTTCACGGCCGCCGCCGAGCGCGCGGGCGGCTCCTCGTCGCTGCAGCCCCTGGTGGACTCGTTCCGGGAGATGCAGGGCCTGGGCTACCTCTACGTGGTGGACGAGAGCAACACGGTGGTCGCCCACTCCTTCCCGGGCGAGGTGCCCGCGGAGTTGCTCAACGCCAACCCCCTGCCCGAGGGCGGCCTCGCCAATGGCGAGCGCACGCAGACGCGGGACATGGTGGAGATGACGGTCGACGGCAAGCGGGTGGCCGCCGCCGACGTGGCCGCGCCCCTGTCCGGCGGGACGCGGGGCGTGCTGCACGTGGGCATGATGCGCGACAGCGTGGAGGTCCAGGTGGGCTGGCTGTGGCTCAACATGCTGATGCTGGGCCTGCTCATCGTGGCCGTGGGCGTGCTGGCCGTGTACGGCCTGAGCCGCTCCATCACCGGGCCGCTGCGTGATCTCACCAACGTGGCCGCGCACATCGTCCAGTCGGGCGACCTGACCCGCCCCATCCCCTCCACGGCCGGAGGCGAGGTGGGCCAGCTCGCCCTGTCCTTCGCGCAGATGGTGGATCGGCTGCGCTCGGTGACGCAGAACCTCCAGCAGGCCTCCGAGGCCCTCAACGCCTCCACCGAGCAGCTCAACGCCTCCGCCTCCGAGCAGTCGCAGACGGTGGCCCGGCAGGCCTCCGCGC contains:
- a CDS encoding methyl-accepting chemotaxis protein, encoding MSPARKSIGIGAQFVFVTAAVSVAIAIVLSMVAARQLRDSLMSSTLNEGRAIALGFTAAAERAGGSSSLQPLVDSFREMQGLGYLYVVDESNTVVAHSFPGEVPAELLNANPLPEGGLANGERTQTRDMVEMTVDGKRVAAADVAAPLSGGTRGVLHVGMMRDSVEVQVGWLWLNMLMLGLLIVAVGVLAVYGLSRSITGPLRDLTNVAAHIVQSGDLTRPIPSTAGGEVGQLALSFAQMVDRLRSVTQNLQQASEALNASTEQLNASASEQSQTVARQASALQETQVTAQEIRQTSLLAAQKADAVLSVAERADELSRTGEASLEQTLAGLNDIRAQVQEIAQKILELGERTVQIGSITQTVKDLADQSNMLALNAAIEAVRSGEHGKGFSVVAREIRALADQSIESTDRVRELLDDIGNSVATAVRATERGAQRMEAGLEQVRAYGKSLRELSTINQDNAAAVRQIAAAVGQQNVGINQISTAVGDLSKMMEETVARISATGEAATTLQVISEQLSSAVKAYRV
- a CDS encoding response regulator; translation: MSVDPMLQSLVAGFSSEAQEVCQKVTLDLLELEREGLDNEALGKVYTRLARHLHTLKGSAASLGLQDLSSIAHKLEDALAPLRKDIKPMPRPLVDLLLHGLDLFLLRAQAHADGRGDALPDPAAALAQLVAEAPPPEEAVAAAPAAPSAGAPSTASAAPSAAAAVASTAPDDDVDASWRVAAHQVTALMREVERMREFRMRLEDRLRDIGKVVELLSARELVAPTARARATLASVTAGVRADGHEASDIVDSLEEGLKSITTRPVRTILEPLQRMVRDLSRQLGKSSRLSVVGAEVSLDRRLLEKLRGAMVHLLRNAVDHGIEMPEERERAGKHHEGALTLRVEQQGNILFLELIDDGRGIDVAQVRASAERKGLITAEEGARMHETQVRDLIFRPGFSTRTDVTDTSGRGVGLDAVRAAVESMQGRIEVLSTKGSGTRFVLTIPMELGSSPVLTVRAIDVAVGLPMLAVESTQLATSENLRIGRSKTQLDYNGQLVPVTDLGARMGLRAAAPPSEGQPLIIVQSGGKRMALAVDAVVGDRDLVIRPLPAEVREVPSYQGAAILSRGELLLILRPGWVVTDSAPQTVAMPTSRRALVVDDSLTARALHRAMLEAGGFTVHLASSGARGLERLQAEEYDVIICDLEMEEMNGTEVIARLRAQPDTRDIPVILVSANDSASARSRGLAAGADGYLSKRECAAGRLLTEVLDVMSRRGARA
- a CDS encoding chemotaxis protein CheB produces the protein MSGGKEPIRVLVVDDSPTMADAVSALLTDDPRIEVVGRANTGSRAVTLARLLRPDVITMDLLMPDLDGPAAIAAIMAEAPARVLVVSAVADQRNLEVCFQAMSAGALELIGKPSVISGEELRRWGRQLAESVCLMAEVPVISRRLRVSSPPPPVSGARVDIMGIAASTGGPPALSEVLSRLPPDLPVPIVIAQLITEGFTPGMVRWLSQVTSLKVVIAREGERVEAGKVYFPADGHDLTIEGNGVVRMTRTRGGPCPSGDLLLSSLARTYGSRAGGGVLTGMGEDGARGLLDIRKAGGVTFAQDEATCVVFGMPRVALELKAADRGVPLSSIPDIIRMSCRRGPMPNRPPGPEGVV